From the genome of Callithrix jacchus isolate 240 chromosome 7, calJac240_pri, whole genome shotgun sequence, one region includes:
- the LOC144577198 gene encoding uncharacterized protein LOC144577198, which translates to MQIAGRTKEGGLGTPGGAGGCGGGGRARGRWGARPAGGVRQAACGRAGLGTRSVDVRVRARAPPWSAGHCAPGPVSGRVGAGLGARKAVGRTELLRRGWPRRTRTRSRGARPARRPQSGLGEGRATPGAEGALLPRAERLPSAALGDRTQFATSGSQREESKRRRRRRRQRRWRREGGERKTGVPAAVAAAVRREGEPRAAPDTGRYHEAGALESGPHHLLGSDPSFSSASSRLQPEGDLLVLHFMGSLQRE; encoded by the exons ATGCAAATAGCGGGAAGAACAAAGGAAGGGGGGCTCGGGACCCCCGGGGGCGCAGGTGGGTGTGGGGGCggcggccgggcgcgggggcGGTGGGGCGCGAGGCCCGCGGGAGGCGTGAGGCAAGCGGCGTGCGGCCGCGCTGGGCTCGGTACGCGGAGTGTGGACGTCCGAGTGCGCGCCCGTGCGCCGCCGTGGAGTGCTGGCCACTGCGCTCCCGGCCCAGTCTCCGGGCGCGTCGGAGCCGGCCTGGGGGCGCGGAAAGCCGTGGGGCGCACGGAGCTGCTCCGGAGGGGCTGGCCGCGGCGCACACGCACACGTAGCCGCGGGGCTCGGCCAGCTCGGCGTCCGCAAAGCGGTCTGGGGGAGGGCCGGGCGACACCGGGGGCCGAGGGCGCGCTCCTGCCCCGCGCCGAGCGCCTGCCTTCAGCCGCCTTGGGGGACCGCACGCAGTTCGCCACCTCGGG GAGCCAGCGGGAGGAGTCTaagaggaggcggcggcggcggcggcagcggaggtggaggagggagggaggagagaggaagaccGGAGTCCccgcggcggtggcggcggcggtcCGGAGAGAGGGCGAGCCCCGCGCGGCGCCGGATACCGGGCGCTACCACGAGGCCGGGGCGCTGGAGTCTGGG CCTCACCACTTGCTGGGCTCtgatccttctttttcttctgcctcctcACGTCTCCAACCAGAAGGGGATCTTTTAGTCCTTCACTTCATGGGGAGCCTTCAGAGAGAGTAA